In Zingiber officinale cultivar Zhangliang chromosome 3B, Zo_v1.1, whole genome shotgun sequence, a single window of DNA contains:
- the LOC121968232 gene encoding sucrose transport protein SUT1-like, whose amino-acid sequence MAGVGQREASGQGRKLELAEATHAGEAYDGESPVVAVKHISLTRLIFACMVTGGVQYGWALQLSLLTPYVQTLGLSHALSSIVWLCGPVAGFVVQPIIGLWSDRCQSRFGRRRPFIFVGCILISIAVIVLGFSSDIGRALGDTKEHCSVYNGPRWHAAVVYCLGFWLLDFSNNTVQGPTRALMADLSSHHGPNTANAIFASWMAAGNILGYLSGSSGSWHKWFPFLVTNACCEACANLKGAFLVAVVLLFITLTATLFIAKEVCLCDLNKSASVDQQKTSFFDVFRAFKNLPPGMPSVLLVTALTWLSWFPFTLYNTDWMGREIYYGKPKGTSEQIDVYDRGVREGALGLLLNSVVLGISSFLIAPMCRKLSVKVVWAISNFTLFVSMAAICIISVWSSKEFHSSAQSRLTADPMIRIVALAVFTILGFPLAVVYSIPFAVTAQLTANAEGGQGLCVGVLNVSIVIPQVIVALGAGPWDALFGKGNMPAFALASAIAFVCSIVVLFVLPRLSKSNYKTSGVSGGH is encoded by the exons ATGGCTGGGGTCGGACAGCGCGAAGCGAGCGGGCAAGGCCGCAAGCTGGAGCTCGCGGAAGCTACGCATGCGGGAGAAGCCTATGATGGTGAGTCTCCGGTGGTGGCGGTGAAGCACATCAGCTTGACGAGGCTCATCTTTGCTTGTATGGTGACTGGCGGGGTGCAATATGGCTGGGCGCTACAGCTTTCCTTGCTCACGCCCTATGTCCAG ACGTTGGGGCTTTCACATGCTCTGTCTTCCATAGTGTGGCTTTGCGGTCCTGTTGCAGGTTTCGTG GTGCAACCTATTATAGGCCTGTGGAGTGATAGGTGTCAATCACGATTTGGAAGGAGAAGACCCTTCATATTTGTTGGATGCATATTGATATCCATCGCT GTTATTGTGTTAGGGTTTTCGTCAGATATTGGGCGTGCACTAGGTGATACGAAAGAGCATTGCAG CGTTTATAATGGTCCTCGATGGCATGCAGCAGTAGTGTATTGTTTGGGGTTTTGGCTATTAGATTTTTCTAATAACACAGTTCAA GGTCCAACTCGAGCACTTATGGCCGATCTCTCAA GTCATCATGGACCTAACACAGCAAATGCTATATTTGCCTCATGGATGGCAGCGGGAAATATCTTGGGATATTTATCTGGTTCTAGCGGATCTTGGCACAA GTGGTTTCCTTTCTTGGTGACAAATGCATGTTGTGAAGCCTGTGCAAACTTGAAAGGTGCATTTTTAGTTGCAGTG GTTTTATTGTTTATTACTTTGACAGCCACTCTATTTATCGCCAAAGAAGTTTGTCTATGTGACTTGAATAAATCTGCAAGCGTAGATCAACAAAAGACAAGTTTTTTTGATGTCTTCAGGGCCTTTAAGAATTTGCCTCCTGGAATGCCTTCAGTGCTTCTTGTTACTGCCCTAACTTGG TTGTCGTGGTTCCCCTTTACACTCTATAATACTGATTGGATGGGTCGAGAAATCTACTATGGCAAACCTAAAGGAACCAGTGAACAAATTGATGTTTACGATCGAGGTGTTAGAGAAGGCGCCTTAGGATTACTCTTGAATTCT GTTGTATTGGGCATATCATCTTTTTTGATCGCACCAATGTGTCGAAAGTTGAGTGTAAAAGTAGTATGGGCGATCAGCAATTTTACCCTATTCGTTAGCATGGCTGCCATTTGCATCATTAGCGTTTGGTCCTCAAAAGAGTTTCATTCTTCAGCACAATCGAGACTCACTGCAGATCCCATGATTAGAATTGTTGCTTTGGCTGTCTTTACAATTCTCGGTTTTCCACTAGCT GTTGTATACAGTATTCCTTTTGCAGTAACAGCACAATTAACTGCTAATGCGGAAGGCGGCCAAG GACTTTGCGTTGGAGTTTTGAATGTTTCAATCGTTATTCCTCAG GTGATCGTTGCTCTTGGAGCAGGGCCATGGGATGCTCTGTTTGGGAAGGGGAACATGCCTGCCTTTGCTTTGGCTTCTGCGATTGCTTTTGTATGCAGCATTGTCGTCCTTTTCGTACTTCCAAGACTCTCAAAGAGTAACTATAAGACTTCAGGAGTCTCTGGCGGGCACTGA